In Haloplanus rubicundus, one DNA window encodes the following:
- a CDS encoding DUF4040 domain-containing protein yields MSLSVPVAAVLLFMLGSALAAAALRDVVGSIVAFAGYSFGVAVLWALLRAPDVALTEAAVGAGITTVLFLLTIARTSVSRSERFEGISLRSGLAVVAIVVTVGATVPALPPVGAAGTPVLAGDVSQYYLTNAYDQTGVTNVVTAVLVGYRGFDTLGEVAVVFAAGIAMLLVLRREAFV; encoded by the coding sequence GTGAGTCTCTCCGTGCCTGTGGCGGCCGTCCTCCTGTTCATGCTCGGGAGCGCGCTCGCCGCCGCCGCCCTGCGGGACGTCGTCGGCAGCATCGTCGCCTTCGCGGGCTACAGCTTCGGCGTCGCCGTCCTCTGGGCGCTCCTCCGCGCGCCCGACGTGGCGCTCACGGAGGCCGCCGTCGGCGCCGGCATCACCACCGTCCTCTTCCTGCTCACCATCGCCCGGACCAGCGTCTCGCGGTCCGAGCGGTTCGAGGGGATCAGCCTCCGGTCGGGGTTGGCGGTCGTCGCCATCGTCGTCACCGTCGGCGCGACGGTTCCGGCGCTGCCCCCCGTCGGCGCCGCGGGGACGCCGGTCCTCGCGGGCGACGTGAGCCAGTACTATCTGACGAACGCGTACGACCAGACCGGCGTGACCAACGTCGTGACCGCCGTGCTCGTCGGCTACCGTGGGTTCGACACCCTCGGCGAGGTGGCCGTCGTCTTCGCGGCCGGGATCGCGATGTTGCTCGTCCTCCGGCGGGAGGCGTTCGTATGA
- the mnhG gene encoding monovalent cation/H(+) antiporter subunit G → MTPLEIVATVFVVVGTFFGLVATVGIIRLPDLYSRLHAASKSDTLGSVLSLAGLAIVLGLTTESMKLVFLVVFLFVTSPTAAHAIARAAKEEEVEPIGEGEVPWTTDQEEGNS, encoded by the coding sequence GTGACGCCCCTCGAGATAGTGGCGACCGTCTTCGTCGTCGTGGGGACCTTCTTCGGTCTCGTCGCCACCGTCGGCATCATCCGCCTGCCCGACCTCTACTCCCGCCTGCACGCGGCGTCGAAAAGCGACACGCTCGGCTCCGTCCTCTCGCTCGCCGGACTCGCAATCGTCCTCGGGCTCACCACCGAGTCGATGAAACTCGTCTTCCTGGTCGTCTTCCTGTTCGTGACCAGCCCGACCGCCGCCCACGCCATCGCCCGGGCCGCGAAGGAAGAGGAGGTCGAACCGATCGGCGAGGGCGAGGTTCCCTGGACGACCGATCAGGAGGAGGGGAACTCGTGA
- a CDS encoding cation:proton antiporter, whose amino-acid sequence MIGLPLVAAGGPDVTVSSTFSTILLAAAGAFALFAVVLLYRVVRGPTTQDRIVAINVVGTNTVIVIALVSVALGEYGYLDVALVYGLLNFVMSIAVSKISVEWGGVL is encoded by the coding sequence ATGATCGGCCTGCCCCTCGTCGCCGCCGGCGGCCCGGACGTGACCGTCTCCTCGACGTTCTCGACCATCCTGCTGGCCGCCGCGGGCGCCTTCGCCCTCTTCGCGGTCGTCCTCCTCTACCGGGTGGTCCGGGGGCCGACCACGCAGGACCGAATCGTCGCCATCAACGTCGTCGGGACGAACACGGTCATCGTCATCGCCCTGGTGAGCGTCGCCCTCGGCGAGTACGGCTACCTCGACGTGGCGCTGGTGTACGGCCTGCTCAACTTCGTCATGAGCATCGCCGTCTCGAAGATATCCGTCGAGTGGGGGGGTGTCCTGTGA
- a CDS encoding monovalent cation/H+ antiporter subunit E codes for MVADGHDVLVPVGDSETLRRTVTYAVEQAHEAATESGVATTVHFVFPARWRIFETDRAAVDAANSLLDRVVTWAAEDLDELIGEDEPPTVDFESGTIGTGEYVFSPADFADVVGRYADANGVGRIVVDPSFRPGGSAPILRSFEEELANRGFDVLEAPVTRRTRRRLPFTDIGAPEFALVFSTSFLFYLALGGWLVTDPYELLTGVVTAGVVTLTLARVALKGQLPKLRVVGMSVVRLALYTPILLWEIAKANVALAYVVLHPRLPIDPRVVEFDAAVWGDMPVTTLANSITLTPGTLTVDVSRQHFLVHALIPDAEDDLLEGTLERLVRFVFYGRESARIASPRERLEDTEGENP; via the coding sequence ATGGTGGCTGACGGACACGACGTGCTGGTCCCCGTCGGTGACTCGGAGACGCTCCGACGGACGGTTACGTACGCGGTCGAGCAGGCACACGAGGCGGCCACGGAGTCCGGCGTGGCGACGACGGTCCACTTCGTCTTTCCCGCCCGCTGGCGCATCTTCGAGACCGACCGGGCGGCGGTCGACGCGGCGAACTCGCTCTTGGATCGGGTCGTCACCTGGGCGGCGGAGGACCTCGACGAACTGATCGGCGAGGACGAACCTCCGACCGTCGACTTCGAATCCGGAACCATCGGCACGGGCGAGTACGTCTTCAGCCCCGCCGACTTCGCCGACGTGGTCGGCCGGTACGCCGACGCGAACGGGGTCGGTCGGATCGTCGTCGACCCCTCTTTCCGTCCCGGCGGGAGCGCCCCGATCCTGCGCTCGTTCGAGGAGGAGCTCGCGAACCGGGGGTTCGACGTACTGGAAGCCCCCGTCACGCGCCGCACCCGACGACGCCTGCCCTTCACCGACATCGGCGCCCCCGAGTTCGCGCTCGTGTTCTCCACCTCCTTCCTGTTCTATCTCGCGCTCGGCGGGTGGCTCGTCACCGACCCGTACGAACTGCTCACCGGCGTCGTCACGGCGGGCGTGGTCACGCTCACGCTCGCCCGCGTGGCGCTCAAGGGCCAACTGCCGAAGCTTCGAGTCGTCGGCATGTCGGTCGTCAGGCTGGCGCTCTACACGCCGATCCTGCTCTGGGAGATCGCGAAGGCGAACGTCGCGCTCGCGTACGTGGTGTTGCACCCACGGCTGCCGATAGACCCGCGGGTCGTCGAGTTCGACGCCGCCGTCTGGGGCGACATGCCCGTCACCACGCTCGCCAACTCCATCACGCTGACGCCGGGGACGCTCACCGTCGACGTCTCCCGCCAGCACTTCCTGGTCCACGCCTTGATCCCCGACGCGGAGGACGACCTGCTGGAGGGAACGCTCGAACGGCTCGTCCGGTTCGTCTTCTACGGCCGCGAGTCGGCGCGCATCGCCTCGCCGCGGGAACGGCTCGAGGATACGGAGGGAGAGAACCCATGA
- the coaBC gene encoding bifunctional phosphopantothenoylcysteine decarboxylase/phosphopantothenate--cysteine ligase CoaBC has product MLADTNVALGVTGSIAAVTTVELAHELRRQGASVRAVTTPSAEGILHPWALQFATDHPPVTEITGAVEHVDLCGREGWADVFLIAPATANTVGKMAAAVDDTPVTTCATTALGADVPVVVAPAMHEPMYDHPGVLDAISAVESWGVDFVDPRLEEGKAKIASEEAIVTATARATTPATLADRHVVVTSGATTESVDPIRTLSNRASGRTGRAVARACHVRGADVTLVHDGPDVPYADVRRVESAAEMLDAVRAAVGGDGDPADALVSAAAISDFTVERAPEKIRSGESLTLDLEPTPKLLDTVRDAHPDLTMVGFKAETSGDDDAMIGRARDLRDRVGLAFVVANDATVMGADETRALFVFDGETETYVGSKAGLGGRVADELAAAMD; this is encoded by the coding sequence ATGCTTGCCGACACCAACGTCGCCCTCGGCGTCACGGGGAGCATCGCGGCGGTGACGACGGTGGAACTCGCCCACGAACTCCGGCGGCAGGGGGCGAGCGTCCGCGCCGTCACGACGCCGAGCGCCGAGGGCATCCTCCACCCGTGGGCGCTCCAGTTCGCGACGGACCACCCGCCGGTGACGGAGATTACGGGCGCCGTCGAACACGTCGACCTCTGCGGGCGCGAGGGGTGGGCGGACGTCTTCCTCATCGCCCCCGCGACGGCGAACACCGTCGGGAAGATGGCCGCCGCCGTCGACGACACGCCCGTGACGACGTGTGCGACCACCGCCCTCGGCGCCGACGTGCCGGTCGTCGTCGCCCCCGCGATGCACGAACCCATGTACGACCACCCCGGAGTCCTCGACGCCATCTCCGCCGTCGAGTCGTGGGGCGTCGACTTCGTCGATCCGCGGCTCGAAGAGGGGAAAGCGAAGATCGCGAGCGAGGAGGCCATCGTCACCGCGACGGCGCGGGCGACGACGCCCGCGACGCTCGCGGACCGACACGTCGTCGTCACCAGCGGTGCGACCACGGAGTCGGTCGATCCGATCCGGACGCTCTCGAACCGCGCGTCGGGGCGGACCGGCCGCGCCGTCGCCCGCGCCTGTCACGTCCGGGGGGCGGACGTGACGCTCGTCCACGACGGCCCGGACGTTCCCTACGCCGACGTGCGCCGGGTGGAGAGCGCGGCGGAGATGCTCGACGCCGTGCGGGCGGCGGTCGGGGGCGACGGTGACCCCGCCGACGCCCTCGTCTCCGCCGCCGCCATCTCCGATTTCACCGTCGAGCGGGCGCCGGAGAAGATCCGGTCCGGCGAGTCGCTGACGCTCGATCTGGAGCCGACGCCGAAGCTGCTCGATACGGTCCGGGACGCCCATCCCGACCTCACCATGGTCGGATTCAAAGCGGAGACCAGCGGCGACGACGACGCGATGATCGGCCGGGCGCGGGACCTGCGCGACCGGGTGGGGCTCGCGTTCGTCGTCGCCAACGACGCCACGGTGATGGGCGCCGACGAGACGCGAGCGCTGTTCGTCTTCGACGGGGAGACCGAGACGTACGTTGGGTCGAAGGCTGGCCTCGGGGGCCGCGTCGCGGACGAACTCGCGGCGGCGATGGACTGA